One window from the genome of Cricetulus griseus strain 17A/GY chromosome 2, alternate assembly CriGri-PICRH-1.0, whole genome shotgun sequence encodes:
- the Cap1 gene encoding adenylyl cyclase-associated protein 1, which translates to MADMQNLVERLERAVGRLEAVSHTSDMHCGYGDSPSKGAVPYVQAFDSLLASPVAEYLKMSQEIGGDVQKHAEMVHTGLKLERALLVTASQCQQPAGNKLSDLLAPISEQIQEVITFREKNRGSKFFNHLSAVSESIQALGWVALAAKPGPFVKEMTDAAMFYTNRVLKEYKDVDKKHVEWVKAYLSIWTELQAYIKEFHTTSLSWSKTGPVAKELSGLPSGPSVGSGPPPPPPGPPPPPVPTSSGSDDSASRSALFAQINQGESITHALKHVSDDMKTHKNPALKAQSGPVRSGPKPFSAPKPQTSPSPKPATKKEPPLLELEGKKWRVENQENVSNLVIDDTELKQVAYIYKCVNTTLQIKGKINSITVDNCKKLGLVFDDVVGIVEIINSRDVKVQVMGKVPTISINKTDGCHAYLSKNSLDCEIVSAKSSEMNVLIPTEGGDFNEFPVPEQFKTLWNGQKLVTTVTEIAG; encoded by the exons ATGGCTGACATGCAAAATCTTGTAGAAAGATTGGAGAGGGCAGTGGGCCGCCTGGAGGCAGTGTCACACACCTCTGACATGCACTGTGGATATGGAGATAGTCCTTCAAAAG GAGCAGTTCCGTATGTGCAGGCTTTTGACTCGCTGCTTGCCAGTCCCGTGGCAGAGTACTTGAAGATGAGTCAGGAGATTGGGGGAGACGTGCAGAAACAT GCGGAGATGGTCCACACAGGCCTGAAGTTGGAGCGAGCTCTCCTGGTTACAGCTTCTCAGTGCCAGCAGCCAGCCGGT AATAAGCTTTCTGATTTGTTGGCACCTATCTCAGAGCAGATCCAAGAAGTTATAACCTTCCGGGAGAAGAACCGAGGCAGCAAGTTTTTCAATCATTTGTCAGCTGTCAGTGAAAGCATCCAGGCCCTGGGTTGGGTGGCTCTG GCTGCAAAACCCGGCCCCTTTGTGAAAGAGATGACTGATGCTGCCATGTTTTACACAAACCGAGTCCTCAAGGAGTACAAAGATGT gGATAAGAAGCATGTGGAGTGGGTCAAAGCTTATTTGAGTATATGGACAGAACTGCAGGCTTATATCAAGGAGTTCCACACCACTAGCCTGTCCTGGAGCAAGACG GGGCCTGTGGCAAAAGAACTGAGTGGATTGCCATCCGGACCGTCCGTTGGATCAGgcccacctcctcccccaccagGCCCACCTCCTCCCCCAGTCCCTACCAGTTCCGGCTCCGACGACTCTGCCTCCCGCTCAGCACTGTTTGCACAGATTAATCAGGGGGAGAGCATCACACATG CCCTGAAACATGTATCTGATGACATGAAGACTCACAAGAACCCTGCCCTGAAAGCTCAGAGTGGTCCAGTTCGGAGTGGCCCCAAACCATTCTCTgcaccaaaaccccaaaccagcccctcccccaagccaGCCACAAAGAAGGAGCCACCTCTGTTAGAACTGGAAGGCAAGAAGTGGAGAGTG GAAAACCAGGAGAATGTTTCCAACCTAGTGATTGATGACACTGAGCTGAAGCAGGTGGCTTACATATACAAGTGTGTCAACACAACATTGCAAATCAAGGGCAAAATTAACTCCATTACAGTAG ATAACTGTAAGAAGCTTGGGCTGGTGTTTGATGACGTGGTGGGCATTGTGGAGATAATCAATAGTAGGGATGTCAAAGTTCAG GTGATGGGAAAAGTGCCAACCATTTCCATTAACAAAACAGATGGCTGCCATGCTTACCTGAGCAAGAACTCCCTGGACTGTGAGATTGTCAGTGCCAAATCTTCTGAGATGAACGTCCTCATTCCTACAGAAGGCGGGGATTTT